In Uranotaenia lowii strain MFRU-FL chromosome 2, ASM2978415v1, whole genome shotgun sequence, one genomic interval encodes:
- the LOC129749031 gene encoding uncharacterized protein LOC129749031 gives MLTERPQQQQLPKNEAGTASTLRKALARQGHKLTRNRICSFQDNLGASEYRKDRRVHGLQLPLHPLQLLGWFGLVLFGYSTFALLIPALKPSVQVPLYYLLTTLYLLHLVSHLAALLLDPADVELRRKSTRAVVPEFDRSKHSHVIENGRCHLCNIKTSSHRTKHCSVCNKCVGTFDHHCKWLNHCVGGRNYVPFLMCVVSAVIAALVILAAAVVEIVLYHVQPDWLNLVWFGLADDGSSLGTTAASSTTTTTATTTGSIGDVTTDADLGNDTFTALPALFDNLTSSAQDLFLNQTIFSDNVNNVTDALDTVQEKPVEYNGISVNNTIILAFIGFLGILAAIAAGLLLHLCFFHIYISFLGLTTYEYIRNNRQQHVMTNVPHRNLPNGPTSTATSTVGTTSKLSMMTNCTKTNHIPEIYICSAVNPALLPISGTLNDLNRPRPRSLHCCDNSKPCTNNITSAGVRNLDTVSLATAASTSASLGGTHQKAAFFMCSMLEERNVAAVKGNPRAKCESRTFHCCSQYRQTISADDFESSSATAAESFVQYSEQCTFCRIKLKSANDPSGVLDKTDQITTLQEKRCCVKTINKHHRWKRKWNCCSNVPDSPDVPGDPLRTISGSVQQLQQTSTGPQPFPSITNVVEHNQQLNHLKLTNNENRANNNRNSNCVSSNNNCSTNTDSRNCSANNNGYFDTGDPNVINNNFATNSVDNGNNNNNNRILNDANGNDVSLTPNSVSPAPKRPRARLVRPWPVVRLRHMIRIIDRYRRPRCRTNAQQQQANAANAVKQNQVRPLVPASGCSGSVTACQGPSSPQFQHSEAQPAMPALPPPTRRKLKNTTDDMQNLVETLALVQQQQQNPNQSQNQLQPTTVRIPPIIHPSTSSSYRRSRRKNIIRNRSPTLSPIHESGLSNPTSPQPCRHSCSASISSLTSGAAATICGVGGSSGPSGGADSSVDRPLR, from the coding sequence ATGCTCACAGAGCGtccccagcagcagcagctaccGAAAAACGAAGCCGGTACCGCAAGTACACTTCGCAAAGCGCTTGCCAGGCAAGGTCACAAGCTCACCCGGAACCGGATATGTTCGTTCCAAGATAATCTCGGTGCTTCGGAGTATCGCAAAGACCGGCGAGTGCATGGACTACAGCTGCCTTTGCACCCACTACAGTTGCTCGGTTGGTTTGGATTAGTTTTGTTTGGCTACTCGACGTTCGCCCTGTTGATACCGGCACTGAAGCCTTCGGTGCAGGTTCCGCTGTACTATCTGCTGACGACACTCTATCTGCTTCATCTGGTTTCCCATCTGGCAGCACTGCTGCTGGACCCTGCCGACGTAGAGCTTCGACGCAAGAGTACCCGAGCCGTGGTGCCCGAGTTCGATCGCAGTAAGCATTCGCACGTGATCGAGAACGGACGCTGTCATCTGTGCAACATCAAAACAAGCAGCCATCGGACGAAACATTGCAGTGTCTGTAACAAGTGCGTCGGGACGTTCGATCACCATTGCAAATGGTTGAATCACTGTGTTGGCGGTCGAAACTATGTGCCATTCCTTATGTGCGTGGTGAGCGCTGTCATCGCGGCGTTGGTCATTTTGGCCGCTGCTGTCGTCGAAATTGTGTTGTACCACGTGCAGCCTGATTGGTTGAATCTGGTCTGGTTCGGCCTTGCCGATGACGGTTCCTCTTTAGGCACTACCGCAGCCTCTAGCACAACTACTACTACTGCAACTACTACTGGTTCGATCGGAGATGTCACTACGGACGCCGATCTCGGCAATGACACTTTCACCGCTCTACCGGCTCTATTCGATAATCTAACCAGTTCAGCTCAGGATTTGTtcttgaatcaaacaatctttAGTGACAATGTAAACAATGTTACCGATGCCCTCGATACGGTGCAAGAAAAACCCGTTGAATACAACGGAATTAGTGTTAACAACACCATCATCCTCGctttcattggattcctcggaataCTGGCTGCCATCGCAGCCGGACTACTACTGCATCTGTGTTTCTTTCATATCTACATCTCTTTCCTGGGACTCACCACGTACGAGTACATTCGGAACAACCGGCAGCAGCATGTTATGACAAACGTCCCGCACCGTAATCTGCCGAATGGACCGACCTCGACGGCGACCTCAACCGTGGGAACCACCTCTAAGCTTAGTATGATGACCAACTGTACCAAAACGAATCATATCCCCGAAATATACATCTGCTCCGCGGTGAACCCGGCCCTGCTTCCCATATCCGGAACGCTTAACGACTTGAACAGGCCCCGACCCCGTTCCCTACATTGCTGTGATAACTCCAAACCATGTACGAACAACATCACCTCCGCCGGGGTCCGCAACCTGGATACGGTCTCTCTGGCCACGGCTGCTTCAACGAGTGCCTCGCTCGGCGGCACCCACCAGAAGGCTGCCTTCTTCATGTGTTCAATGCTGGAGGAACGAAATGTGGCCGCCGTCAAAGGAAACCCTCGAGCCAAGTGCGAATCCCGAACATTTCACTGCTGCTCCCAATACCGCCAAACGATCAGCGCCGACGACTTCGAATCCAGCAGTGCAACGGCCGCCGAATCATTCGTCCAATACAGCGAACAGTGCACCTTCTGCCGCATCAAGCTCAAATCGGCCAACGACCCTTCTGGCGTATTGGACAAGACCGATCAAATTACGACCCTCCAAGAGAAGCGATGTTGTGTCAAAACTATCAACAAACATCACCGTTGGAAAAGGAAATGGAACTGCTGCTCGAATGTACCCGACAGTCCGGACGTTCCGGGTGATCCCCTACGTACCATATCCGGATCGGTGCAGCAGCTTCAGCAAACTTCAACTGGCCCTCAGCCTTTCCCCTCGATTACGAACGTGGTTGAACATAATCAGCAACTGAACCATCTCAAACTgacaaataatgaaaatcgtGCCAATAACAATAGAAATAGCAACTGTGTTAGTAGTAACAATAATTGTAGCACCAATACCGACAGTAGAAATTGTAGTGCAAATAACAACGGGTACTTCGATACCGGCGACCCGAACGTTATCAACAACAACTTCGCTACCAATTCGGTCGATAAcggaaacaacaacaacaataaccgTATTCTCAACGACGCCAATGGCAACGATGTCTCGCTAACGCCGAACAGTGTTTCTCCGGCCCCGAAACGACCGCGAGCCCGTCTCGTTCGACCCTGGCCGGTAGTTCGCCTTCGACACATGATCCGAATCATCGATCGCTACCGGCGGCCTCGATGCCGAACCAACGCACAGCAGCAACAAGCCAACGCAGCCAACGCTGTCAAACAAAACCAGGTTCGACCCCTAGTCCCTGCCTCCGGATGTTCCGGTTCCGTTACAGCTTGCCAGGGTCCGAGTTCCCCGCAGTTTCAACACAGCGAAGCACAACCAGCAATGCCCGCGCTACCACCACCAACCCGTCGCAAGCTCAAAAATACCACCGACGATATGCAGAATCTCGTTGAAACACTGGCACTGgttcaacagcaacaacaaaacccGAACCAATCCCAAAACCAGCTGCAACCGACAACGGTTCGAATACCGCCAATCATCCATCCttcgacgtcgtcgtcgtatCGCCGTAGTCGGCGCAAAAACATTATACGTAATCGAAGCCCGACCCTGTCGCCGATCCACGAATCGGGCCTGTCTAATCCGACGTCGCCGCAACCCTGTCGGCATTCGTGTTCCGCCAGCATATCGTCGCTGACGTCCGGTGCTGCGGCTACCATTTGCGGTGTAGGCGGGTCAAGTGGGCCCAGTGGTGGGGCCGATTCCTCTGTAGATAGACCCTTGCGGTGA